The following proteins come from a genomic window of Coffea arabica cultivar ET-39 chromosome 11c, Coffea Arabica ET-39 HiFi, whole genome shotgun sequence:
- the LOC113715881 gene encoding putative late blight resistance protein homolog R1B-17 yields the protein MNLANAEIIESYITVRRSSRSHFPKTEGFGFIDFLLGNLRELLNSEVDYFVSVKHQIHVVHEEIEFLRSFLRDIEEQYKEHQDLKTLDSSIMEVMLEAEYLIDVFILGDCLQWYHPIWLSDLIEDLKLIKLQATEICENAHGININYVPTLSRNVISPPKIPKIDEVVIDLADEKKLVIDRLIAGSPQLDVVSIVGMAGLGKTTLALKVYTDPSVTYHFHIRAWCCVSQAYQKRELLLEILGDIVELTDHILEMSDGDLEMKLYQCLKRNRFLIVMDDIWSTSAWYDFQGSFPNDNNGSRILITSRLPDVARKMKVDSVPHPLRLLSNDESWKLLQRRVFDTKECPDELMAFGNQIAESYKGLPLAVVAISGLLERTDKIPDWWKQVSESICSHIADDVETRCIHILELSYRCLPDHLKHCFLYTGVFLEYKDIPIRKLTWLWLAEGFIWNTDQENNEDVAEGDLYPRCPYDISFIFDKFKLLRVLDLECINMGNSFPTGVQLLIQLRYLALSGDIDCIPASISHLRDLETLLVKGLRGTENIMRRLLKLRKLRCVFSELRDDTGKLNQFPVLNFLTELESLNVLYSGRISLPCEFDFPLNLKKLTLSKFRLPWDCISQIGRLPNLEVLKSLSRAFEGKVWEMKEGEFPKLKFLKLDNLNIAQWNASSDHLPQLQHLILRSCRQLEEIPSAFCESSTLEMIEVQLCTSSVEESVIKLKEELLEMGNEDFKVLIDRSDMDL from the exons ATGAATCTTGCCAATGCAGAGATCATAGAGAGTTACATAACTGTTCGCAGGTCATCAAGATCTCATTTCCCGAAGACAGAAGGATTTGGTTTCATTGATTTCCTTTTAGGAAATCTCAGGGAACTACTGAACTCTGAAGTTGATTATTTTGTTTCTGTCAAACATCAAATTCATGTTGTTCATGAAGAGATAGAGTTCTTGAGATCATTCCTCAGAGATATTGAAGAACAATATAAGGAGCATCAGGATTTGAAAACTCTGGATTCGTCCATTATGGAAGTGATGCTTGAGGCGGAGTATCTCATTGATGTGTTTATTCTTGGAGATTGTTTGCAATGGTATCATCCGATATGGCTTTCTGATCTCATTGAAGATCTCAAACTCATCAAGCTTCAGGCAACAGAAATCTGTGAGAATGCACATGGCATCAACATCAATTATGTTCCCACCCTTTCAAGGAATGTAATATCACCACCCAAAATTCCCAAAATTGATGAAGTTGTGATTGATCTTGCTGATGAGAAAAAATTAGTCATTGATAGACTTATAGCAGGATCACCACAACTAGATGTTGTCTCAATTGTTGGCATGGCTGGACTCGGCAAGACAACTTTAGCCTTAAAGGTATACACTGATCCTTCAGTTACTTATCATTTCCACATTCGTGCATGGTGTTGTGTCTCCCAAGCATATCAGAAAAGGGAATTGCTCCTTGAGATTTTAGGTGACATTGTTGAACTTACGGATCATATCCTTGAAATGAGCGATGGAGACTTAGAGATGAAGTTGTACCAATGCCTAAAGAGAAATAGGTTCCTCATTGTCATGGACGATATTTGGAGCACTAGCGCATGGTACGATTTCCAAGGTTCATTTCCAAATGATAACAATGGAAGCAGAATACTGATCACGAGTCGTCTCCCTGATGTGGctagaaaaatgaaagtagatAGTGTTCCTCATCCCCTTCGGCTACTCTCTAACGATGAGAGCTGGAAGCTGTTACAGAGGAGAGTGTTTGACACAAAAGAGTGCCCTGATGAACTAATGGCATTCGGAAATCAAATTGCAGAAAGTTATAAAGGACTCCCTCTTGCAGTTGTTGCAATATCTGGTCTCCTTGAAAGGACTGACAAGATACCAGACTGGTGGAAACAAGTTTCAGAAAGCATATGTTCACACATTGCCGATGACGTTGAAACGAGGTGCATACACATCCTAGAGCTGAGCTACAGGTGTTTACCTGACCATTTGAAGCATTGCTTTCTTTATACTGGAGTATTTTTGGAGTATAAAGACATTCCAATTAGGAAGTTGACATGGTTATGGCTAGCAGAAGGATTCATATGGAATACAGACCAAGAGAATAATGAAGATGTTGCAGAAGG TGATTTGTATCCAAGATGCCCCTATGATATCTCCTTCatttttgacaaatttaaaCTTCTTAGAGTGCTGGATTTGGAATGCATCAATATGGGAAATTCTTTCCCAACTGGAGTTCAGTTGTTGATTCAACTAAGATATTTAGCACTTAGTGGTGATATAGACTGTATTCCAGCATCAATATCCCATCTCCGGGATCTTGAAACCTTGCTGGTGAAGGGATTAAGAG GTACAGAGAATATCATGAGGAGGTTACTCAAACTTCGGAAACTGAGATGTGTATTTTCTGAATTACGGGATGATACTGGGAAGCTAAATCAGTTTCCAGTACTAAACTTTCTGACAGAGCTCGAGTCATTGAATGTACTGTATTCTGGTCGAATTTCTCTTCCTTGTGAGTTTGACTTCCCATTAAATCTCAAAAAGTTGACTCTATCAAAATTCCGTCTACCGTGGGATTGCATTTCACAGATTGGGAGATTACCCAACCTTGAAGTTCTCAAATCACTTTCTAGAGCCTTCGAGGGGAAAGTATGGGAAATGAAAGAAGGAGAGTTccctaaactgaaatttttgaagCTGGACAATCTAAACATTGCTCAGTGGAATGCCTCTAGTGATCACCTGCCACAGCTTCAACACCTAATTCTACGAAGTTGCAGGCAGCTTGAGGAGATCCCCTCTGCTTTTTGTGAAAGCTCTACTCTGGAGATGATTGAGGTCCAATTGTGCACGAGCTCTGTTGAAGAGTCAGTGATAAAGCTTAAGGAGGAACTACTTGAAATGGGAAATGAGGACTTCAAGGTTCTTATTGATCGTTCAGACATGGATTTATGA
- the LOC140016448 gene encoding uncharacterized protein codes for MARTRSKRTAESTGPGGGEGSQRKEAGASQGAGGSALSGERRQQIFQFVTENLPMLEDIIRQAKEGEGAGGAQTSKAKGKEKKLPPDPSEDESRDQPPRRKRPRTPPRPRASVVGDSERYSRDRSARSQPRDPSPRKPTRNGFERSPARSVKSRPRDHLDPARDELEQILRPRPYEDNYATSPFTREIEDYPLPRRFKIPSIEMYDASTDPEDHLSVFLTHMRLQTAADEVRCKTFPMFLKGKARLWFQGLKPGSIRSFPELARQFAAQFVSSKVYARNATHLMSIRQRPDESLRNFMTRFNAESLQVRDKDEKVVMAAFTNGLRVEEVFYDLAKKPPVNLEELLRRAHEAANAEEAGRLKKESDREIGDRKGRTNPLEGKEAPAKKNVFDRLSKEKTPALPPLSEKTYTPLTRPRAQILAVMEAEGLGDRPPKMGTPRNKRNQDRYCAFHRDVGHDTEGCWALRKEIEDLIQRGFLGRFVRRPGQEFGRNHYGDRREGQRRDRPERREAPRNHSPDQDTQNLAGVINTIAGGPTGGDSHAARKNKRPPPEGDDSLKRLRMDEEITFGPRDAVPLASGNHEAIVIDIVTNNYRVKKVYVDQGSAVDIMFYRVFKDLGLRDDQLTPVRTPLVGFTGPPISSEGMITLMVTVGQAPKCRTVPVKFVVVKQSSPYNVLLGRPALNALRAIPSTFHLSVKFPTPGGIAEMHGDPEVARACYLATLRGQEKVVAQTTCLEPYIPGDETQQLGTQDKIEEFPLRKERPDQVIRIGALLPTDEKEGLKALLREYSQVFAWTVDDMPGIPTDLAVHHLDVDPHFKPVKQKKRSFAPERNEVIRAEVGKLLESNIILEVYYPTWLANPVLVKNEDLTWRMCVDFTELNKACPKDCFPLPRIDRLVDSTVGFDVLCFLDAFKGYHQIEMAKEDRDKTSFITEEGTYCYRTMPFGLKNAGATYQRLVNKLFQNQVDRSMEVYVDDMIVKSRTDQRLIPDLREVLDILLKSRMRLNSKKCTFGVRSGRFLGFLVSRDGIRANSDKLQVIMDMAPPRSVNEVQRLTGRMAALNRFLSRSAVRGLPFFRVLKAPKDFHWTEECQKAFIDLKIYLAELPSLTAPEPGETLFLYLSACNESVSAVLVREDGGAQRPVYYVSRAL; via the coding sequence ATGGCCCGGACGCGATCCAAGCGTACGGCAGAGAGCACCGGCCCTGGGGGCGGTGAGGGGTCCCAGCGGAAAGAGGCTGGGGCATCCCAGGGCGCCGGTGGCTCAGCCCTTTCAGGGGAACGGAGGCAGCAGATCTTCCAGTTTGTGACAGAGAATCTCCCCATGCTGGAGGATATAATTCGGCAGGCGAAGGAAGGAGAGGGGGCTGGGGGTGcacagacctccaaggccaaggGGAAGGAGAAGAAGTTACCCCCTGATCCTTCGGAGGATGAGTCGCGAGACCAGCCCCCTAGGAGGAAGCGACCCCGGACTCCTCCCCGCCCCCGAGCCTCGGTGGTCGGGGACAGCGAGAGATATTCCCGCGACAGATCCGCGAGGAGCCAACCCAGAGACCCCTCTCCGAGGAAGCCCACACGGAATGGGTTCGAGCGTTCCCCTGCTCGGTCTGTCAAAAGCCGGCCCCGCGATCATCTGGACCCTGCTCGGGATGAACTCGAGCAGATCTTGAGGCCCCGGCCGTACGAAGACAACTATGCAACCTCGCCCTTTACCCGGGAGATAGAGGACTACCCCCTACCCCGGAGGTTCAAGATTCCGAGCATCGAGATGTACGATGCCTCTACAGACCCGGAAGACCACCTCTCGGTATTCCTGACGCATATGCGCCTGCAAACCGCCGCGGATGAGGTTCGCTGCAAGACCTTCCCTATGTTCCTTAAGGGGAAGGCGCGGCTCTGGTTCCAGGGACTGAAACCGGGATCTATACGGAGCTTTCCCGAGCTGGCCCGGCAGTTTGCAGCCCAGTTCGTCTCCTCGAAGGTTTACGCGAGGAACGCAACCCACCTGATGTCCATCAGGCAAAGGCCCGACGAGTCGCTGAGGAATTTCATGACCCGCTTCAATGCGGAGAGCTTGCAGGTCAGGGACAAGGACGAAAAAGTGGTGATGGCCGCCTTCACAAACGGGCTCAGGGTGGAGGAGGTTTTCTACGATCTGGCCAAGAAGCCTCCCGTAAACCTGGAAGAGCTCCTACGCAGGGCTCACGAGGCTGCCAACGCGGAGGAGGCGGGTCGCCTAAAGAAAGAGTCAGATCGGGAGATCGGAGATCGAAAAGGCCGGACCAACCCCCTGGAGGGCAAGGAGGCCCCGGCCAAGAAAAATGTCTTTGATCGGCTCTCGAAGGAGAAGACCCCTGCTCTGCCACCACTCTCGGAGAAGACCTACACCCCTCTAACACGGCCCAGAGCCCAGATCTTGGCCGTCATGGAGGCGGAAGGGCTGGGAGATCGGCCGCCCAAGATGGGGACGCCCCGGAACAAAAGGAACCAGGACCGATATTGCGCCTTTCACCGTGACGTCGGACACGACACGGAGGGGTGCTGGGCCCTGCGTAAGGAGATTGAGGATCTGATCCAACGTGGCTTTCTAGGTCGGTTCGTGCGCCGACCAGGTCAGGAGTTCGGGCGCAACCATTACGGGGATAGGCGTGAGGGACAGCGTCGCGACCGTCCAGAGCGGCGGGAGGCTCCTCGGAACCACTCTCCCGACCAGGATACCCAGAACCTGGCGGGAGTGATAAACACCATTGCGGGAGGTCCCACGGGGGGGGACAGTCACGCAGCCCGGAAGAATAAGCGGCCACCCCCCGAAGGGGACGACTCCTTGAAGCGTCTGCGCATGGACGAGGAGATTACCTTCGGACCCAGGGATGCGGTTCCCTTGGCTTCCGGGAACCATGAAGCTATTGTGATAGACATTGTCACCAATAACTACCGGGTGAAGAAGGTGTATGTCGACCAGGGTAGCGCAGTTGACATCATGTTCTATCGCGTGTTCAAGGACCTCGGATTAAGGGATGACCAGCTGACCCCGGTCCGGACGCCTTTGGTGGGCTTCACCGGACCACCCATCAGCTCGGAAGGGATGATCACCCTGATGGTCACAGTAGGTCAGGCTCCCAAGTGCCGGACCGTTCCCGTTAAATTCGTGGTGGTCAAGCAGTCGTCCCCGTACAATGTGTTACTGGGGAGACCTGCATTGAACGCCCTCCGGGCTATTCCCTCCACCTTTCACCTCAGCGTCAAGTTCCCCACTCCCGGGGGGATAGCCGAGATGCACGGCGACCCAGAGGTAGCCAGGGCTTGCTACCTGGCCACTCTCCGGGGGCAGGAGAAGGTGGTCGCCCAGACAACCTGTCTGGAGCCCTACATCCCAGGTGATGAGACCCAACAGCTGGGCACCCAGGATAAGATTGAGGAGTTCCCCTTGAGGAAGGAACGTCCCGACCAGGTCATCCGCATCGGGGCATTGCTGCCAACGGACGAGAAGGAAGGCTTGAAGGCCTTATTGAGGGAGTACTCCCAGGTGTTCGCGTGGACGGTGGATGACATGCCCGGGATCCCTACGGACCTGGCCGTCCATCACCTCGACGTGGACCCTCACTTCAAGCCagtaaagcaaaagaaaaggagtttcGCCCCCGAGAGAAATGAGGTGATCAGGGCGGAGGTCGGCAAGTTGTTGGAGTCCAACATCATCCTGGAGGTCTACTACCCGACCTGGCTGGCTAACCCCGTCCTGGTCAAGAACGAGGACCTGACCTGGAGGATGTGTGTGGACTTCACAGAGCTTAACAAAGCCTGCCCAAAGGACTGCTTTCCCCTACCTCGAATTGACAGGTTAGTAGATTCTACTGTGGGCTTTGACGTTTTATGCTTTCTGGATGCCTTTAAGGGATATCACCAGATAGAGATGGCCAAGGAGGACCGGGACAAGACCTCTTTCATCACCGAGGAGGGAACCTACTGCTACAGGACCATGCCCTTCGGATTGAAGAACGCGGGAGCAACTTACCAGCGCCTGGTGAACAAGTTATTCCAAAACCAGGTCGACAGGAGCATGGAGGTTTATGTGGACGACATGATCGTCAAAAGTCGAACTGACCAGCGCCTCATACCCGACCTGCGGGAGGTCCTGGACATCCTACTGAAGAGCCGGATGCGCCTAAATTCGAAGAAGTGCACTTTTGGGGTCAGATCGGGAAGGTTTCTCGGTTTCCTGGTGTCCCGAGACGGAATCCGGGCCAATTCGGATAAACTCCAGGTCATCATGGACATGGCCCCTCCGAGGAGCGTGAACGAGGTCCAAAGGCTAACAGGAAGGATGGCCGCCCTGAATAGGTTTCTCTCGCGCTCCGCGGTCCGGGGGCTGCCCTTCTTTCGAGTACTGAAAGCGCCGAAGGACTTCCACTGGACTGAGGAGTGCCAGAAGGCCTTCATCGACCTAAAAATTTACTTGGCCGAGCTACCGTCTCTGACAGCCCCAGAGCCGGGAGAGACCCTATTCCTATACCTATCCGCCTGCAACGAGTCCGTCAGTGCGGTCTTGGTGCGGGAGGACGGGGGGGCTCAGAGGCCGGTGTACTACGTCAGCCGAGCTCTCTAG